A single genomic interval of candidate division TA06 bacterium harbors:
- a CDS encoding ferritin — translation MIKQSVQDIINKQINAEMYSAYLYLGMAGWCTDQNLNGAAQWFKVQAKEEMGHAMKFYKFLEDTNSQIALKAIDAPPAKWASLLTVFEDAYKHEQKVTAMIYDIVNLATKEGDHATASMCKWFVDEQVEEEAQTLEIVNQIKMLGDSKGSLFMLDRQLGKRE, via the coding sequence ATGATCAAGCAGAGCGTTCAGGACATCATCAACAAGCAGATCAACGCCGAGATGTATTCGGCATACCTGTATCTGGGTATGGCGGGATGGTGCACCGACCAGAACCTCAACGGGGCCGCCCAGTGGTTCAAGGTCCAGGCCAAGGAGGAGATGGGCCACGCCATGAAATTCTACAAGTTCCTGGAGGACACCAATTCCCAGATAGCGCTCAAGGCCATAGACGCCCCGCCGGCCAAGTGGGCCAGCCTGCTAACCGTCTTCGAGGACGCCTACAAGCACGAGCAGAAGGTGACGGCCATGATCTACGACATCGTCAACCTGGCCACCAAGGAAGGCGACCACGCCACGGCCAGCATGTGCAAGTGGTTCGTGGACGAGCAGGTGGAGGAAGAGGCCCAGACCCTGGAGATAGTGAACCAGATCAAGATGCTGGGAGATTCCAAGGGATCGCTGTTCATGCTGGACCGCCAGCTGGGCAAACGGGAATAA
- a CDS encoding FprA family A-type flavoprotein — MIRELKKNIYAVGVQDWDRRLFDELIPLPHGTSYNCYLVKGSQKTALVDSVDPARYEELLANLSEHDVKALDYIVCDHAEQDHSGSIGFLAEKFPQAAVVTNEKCKGFLMDLLHIPENRFQVVKDGDTLSLGDKTFEFILAPWVHWPETMFSFLREDKVLFTCDFLGSHLATTDIFACDDTVLEGAKRYYAEIMMPFRSSIVKHLQRLEAMDIDLIGPSHGPVYKKPFHIMEAYKDWSSENVKNEVVIPWVSMHGSTEAMVKHLTEALVKRGIAVKPFNLTKTDTGELASSLVDAATVILATSTALVGPHPQGLYAAALVGALRPKTKFLGIIGSYGWGSKAVETIKSLLTNLKAEVLEPVYIKGAPRKEDFEALDKLAETILEKHKVLGLL, encoded by the coding sequence ATGATCCGTGAATTAAAGAAGAACATATACGCAGTGGGGGTGCAGGACTGGGACCGGAGGCTCTTTGACGAGCTGATCCCGCTGCCCCACGGCACCAGCTATAACTGCTATCTGGTCAAGGGCAGTCAAAAGACAGCGCTGGTGGATTCCGTGGACCCGGCCAGGTACGAGGAGCTGCTGGCCAACCTGTCCGAGCACGATGTAAAGGCGCTCGACTACATCGTCTGCGACCACGCCGAGCAGGATCACTCCGGCTCTATCGGTTTCCTGGCGGAGAAATTCCCGCAGGCGGCGGTGGTGACCAACGAGAAGTGCAAGGGCTTTTTGATGGACCTCTTGCACATCCCGGAGAACAGGTTTCAGGTGGTCAAGGACGGGGACACCCTTTCCCTGGGTGACAAGACCTTTGAGTTCATCCTGGCCCCCTGGGTGCACTGGCCGGAGACCATGTTCAGTTTTCTGAGAGAGGACAAGGTCCTCTTCACCTGCGATTTCCTGGGCTCGCACCTGGCCACCACCGACATCTTCGCCTGCGACGACACGGTGCTGGAGGGCGCCAAACGCTATTACGCCGAGATCATGATGCCCTTCCGCAGCTCCATCGTCAAGCATCTGCAGAGGCTGGAGGCCATGGACATAGACCTGATAGGCCCCAGCCACGGACCGGTGTACAAAAAGCCGTTCCACATCATGGAGGCCTACAAGGACTGGAGTTCGGAGAATGTAAAGAACGAAGTGGTGATACCATGGGTCTCCATGCACGGCAGCACCGAGGCCATGGTGAAACACCTGACCGAGGCCCTGGTCAAAAGGGGAATCGCAGTAAAACCCTTCAACCTTACCAAGACCGACACCGGGGAACTGGCCTCCTCCCTGGTCGATGCCGCCACGGTGATCCTGGCCACCTCCACAGCTCTGGTGGGCCCGCATCCCCAGGGGCTGTACGCCGCGGCGCTGGTGGGGGCCTTAAGGCCCAAGACAAAGTTCCTGGGAATCATCGGATCCTACGGCTGGGGCAGCAAGGCGGTGGAGACCATCAAGTCGCTTTTAACCAACCTCAAGGCCGAGGTGCTGGAGCCGGTCTACATCAAGGGCGCGCCGCGCAAAGAGGACTTTGAGGCGTTGGACAAACTGGCGGAGACCATACTGGAAAAGCACAAAGTTTTGGGCTTGCTTTGA
- a CDS encoding rubredoxin, translating into MKKYTCTVCGYEYDPVAGDPDNGVKPGTAFNDIPDDWVCPVCGADKEAFEPED; encoded by the coding sequence ATGAAGAAGTACACCTGCACCGTCTGCGGATACGAGTATGATCCGGTGGCCGGCGATCCCGACAACGGGGTAAAGCCCGGCACGGCTTTCAATGACATTCCCGACGACTGGGTCTGCCCGGTGTGCGGGGCCGACAAGGAGGCCTTTGAGCCGGAGGACTAA
- a CDS encoding flavin reductase: MMDKNAFRLISYGMYLVSSYGPGKLNGQIANTVFQVTAEPPLMAVSLNCLNYTTELIKGSRKFSIAVLSQEAPLTLIGTFGFKCGRQVDKFSGMKYETCPSGNPKLLEYSLAHFDIEVTQTVELGSHTLFIGKAVESQILAEGQPMTYEYYHKIKGGKTQQNAPSYIKG; encoded by the coding sequence ATGATGGACAAGAACGCCTTCAGGCTGATCAGCTACGGGATGTACCTGGTCTCCAGCTACGGGCCCGGCAAACTGAACGGGCAGATAGCCAACACCGTCTTCCAGGTAACGGCCGAGCCGCCGCTGATGGCGGTTAGCCTGAACTGCCTTAACTACACCACCGAGCTGATAAAGGGTTCCCGGAAATTCTCCATCGCGGTACTGTCCCAGGAGGCCCCCCTGACTCTGATCGGCACCTTCGGCTTCAAGTGCGGCCGCCAGGTGGACAAGTTCAGTGGGATGAAATACGAGACCTGCCCCAGCGGCAACCCCAAACTGCTGGAATACAGCCTGGCCCATTTTGACATAGAGGTCACTCAGACAGTGGAGCTTGGCAGCCACACGCTTTTCATCGGGAAAGCGGTGGAATCCCAGATCCTGGCCGAGGGGCAGCCCATGACCTACGAATACTACCATAAAATAAAAGGCGGCAAGACCCAGCAGAACGCTCCCTCGTACATCAAGGGTTAG
- a CDS encoding ribulose-phosphate 3-epimerase, giving the protein MTLIAASLLSADFAELKNEIRSVEQGGADWLHLDVMDGHFVPNITFGPFIVKSIKGSSHLPLDAHLMITDPLKYAPEFAKAGADYITIHAEVIEDLASAIAQIKKLKVKAGLSVNPETPLDKVLAVIGEIDLFLVMSVHPGFGGQKFMPEVLDKVRTIKKLKDQGKTKTLISIDGGINPETSRQAREAGVEVLVAGAAVFGAPDRAARIKAIRGG; this is encoded by the coding sequence ATGACTTTGATCGCAGCTTCCCTGTTGTCGGCCGATTTTGCCGAACTTAAGAACGAGATCCGCTCGGTGGAACAGGGCGGGGCAGACTGGCTGCACCTGGATGTGATGGACGGGCACTTCGTGCCCAATATAACATTCGGGCCCTTCATCGTTAAGTCCATCAAGGGATCCTCCCATCTGCCGCTGGATGCCCATCTGATGATCACCGATCCCCTGAAGTACGCCCCGGAATTCGCCAAGGCCGGCGCCGACTACATTACCATCCACGCCGAGGTCATAGAAGACCTGGCATCGGCCATCGCACAGATCAAAAAGCTAAAGGTCAAGGCCGGGCTCTCGGTTAACCCCGAAACCCCGTTGGACAAGGTTTTGGCGGTGATCGGCGAGATAGATCTTTTCTTAGTGATGAGCGTCCATCCCGGTTTCGGCGGGCAGAAGTTCATGCCGGAGGTATTGGACAAAGTGCGGACCATCAAGAAACTAAAGGACCAGGGGAAGACCAAAACCCTGATATCCATAGACGGCGGGATCAATCCCGAAACTTCGCGCCAGGCCAGGGAGGCCGGGGTCGAGGTGCTGGTGGCCGGAGCGGCCGTCTTCGGGGCCCCGGATCGGGCCGCCCGCATCAAAGCCATCAGGGGCGGATGA
- a CDS encoding PASTA domain-containing protein, protein MAGIFKTYPKFWRTVLILSAVFLFGFLLSNFVMMPWVVRRGAVVEMPDIKGLTFDQAKEVLSQKGLDIMLAGWQYDPGIPDSSVSLQEPEPKMMVKIGRKVKVILSRGTEKITVPYLVGLSSVRAINLLDRSGLKVAGIDSLASDSVALGCVVCSNPPSGAQLTRESGVRLTLSSGPTEGKMLMPDLMGKKLAEVQGSLVAQGLVIGQIKYLPGQSAEPGTIIMQAPQPGFVIRGGDTVNMAVSAN, encoded by the coding sequence ATGGCAGGCATTTTCAAGACATATCCTAAATTTTGGCGGACCGTGCTGATCCTTTCCGCAGTGTTTCTGTTTGGTTTTTTGCTGAGCAACTTTGTGATGATGCCCTGGGTGGTGCGGCGGGGAGCGGTGGTGGAGATGCCGGACATCAAGGGCCTGACCTTCGACCAGGCTAAAGAGGTCCTTTCCCAAAAGGGCCTGGACATAATGCTGGCCGGATGGCAGTATGATCCCGGCATCCCCGACAGCTCGGTGTCCCTGCAGGAACCGGAGCCCAAGATGATGGTCAAGATCGGGCGCAAGGTGAAAGTGATCCTGAGCCGGGGCACCGAAAAGATCACGGTGCCTTATCTGGTGGGGCTCTCCTCGGTCCGGGCCATAAACCTGTTGGACCGGAGCGGGCTTAAAGTGGCGGGGATCGACAGCTTGGCCAGCGACTCGGTGGCTTTGGGCTGCGTGGTCTGTTCCAATCCTCCTTCCGGCGCCCAGCTGACCCGGGAGAGCGGGGTCCGGCTCACCTTGAGCAGCGGACCCACCGAGGGCAAGATGCTGATGCCGGACCTGATGGGCAAAAAGCTGGCCGAGGTCCAGGGATCGCTGGTGGCCCAGGGCCTGGTGATAGGCCAGATCAAGTACCTGCCGGGCCAGTCGGCCGAGCCGGGAACCATCATAATGCAGGCTCCCCAGCCGGGCTTCGTAATCAGGGGCGGCGACACGGTGAACATGGCGGTCAGCGCCAACTGA
- a CDS encoding PASTA domain-containing protein, which produces MPIYEQSSSKKPVIAAIISGSLSGLLMSLLFWGVIQPIMDMSEVPDVTGKKVEIAKSILEGRGFRVYTEDAINDATVPEGAVSKQDPVPGGKVRKGSTIKVWPNGGGSSVPMLQGLLLPQATVMLQQAGLKLGQVSMQPSDSVPKDAVISSNPAFNNKTQKDSPVDLVVSAGAGEVAVPAVKGYGKSRSQEMIKQAGLNVGSVRYIYDEENDPGLVVRQDPQAGSKVAKGSNVSIWVTTDIEPEE; this is translated from the coding sequence ATGCCAATTTACGAGCAGAGCAGCAGCAAAAAGCCGGTGATCGCGGCCATCATCTCGGGATCCCTAAGCGGGCTTTTGATGAGCCTGCTTTTCTGGGGCGTGATCCAGCCCATCATGGACATGTCCGAGGTCCCGGATGTGACCGGCAAGAAGGTGGAGATAGCCAAGTCCATCCTGGAGGGCCGGGGTTTCCGGGTCTACACGGAGGACGCCATCAACGATGCCACCGTGCCCGAGGGCGCGGTCAGCAAGCAGGACCCGGTACCGGGGGGCAAGGTGCGCAAGGGTTCCACCATCAAGGTATGGCCCAACGGCGGTGGTTCCAGCGTTCCGATGCTGCAGGGGCTGCTGCTGCCCCAGGCCACGGTTATGTTGCAGCAGGCCGGGCTGAAGCTGGGGCAGGTTTCCATGCAACCCTCCGATTCCGTGCCCAAGGATGCGGTGATATCCAGCAACCCGGCATTCAACAACAAGACCCAGAAGGACAGCCCGGTGGACCTGGTGGTCAGCGCCGGGGCCGGAGAAGTGGCGGTGCCGGCGGTGAAGGGCTACGGGAAAAGCAGGTCCCAGGAGATGATCAAGCAGGCCGGGCTTAATGTGGGCAGCGTCCGCTACATTTACGACGAAGAGAACGACCCGGGCCTGGTGGTCCGGCAGGATCCCCAGGCCGGCTCCAAGGTGGCCAAGGGCTCCAACGTCAGCATCTGGGTGACCACCGACATCGAACCCGAAGAATAA
- the rsmB gene encoding 16S rRNA (cytosine(967)-C(5))-methyltransferase RsmB translates to MEARELALKTLSKAGTDGVYYDQVLKKNLKESGLSLPDKALAHELTAGVLRHRMWLDWVLDQSLKSGLKSLTPWEQNILRLGLYQIAKLDRIPPFAAVNESVNLAKRYGRKNIIGLTNAVLRDIIRHRRHLKPISSGDKARDLSIEYSHPLWLVKRWLKELGEAGTKDLLQANNRQAQVIIRPNTLKTGALELQENLSLSGINTSANRYIPAALEVDNPAGLADDSLFSRGYFYYQDPSSQAVSLLARAKPGDCVLDLCAAPGGKAGAVLEQMGDIGNLLAVDLSEQKLSLIKENFTRLGLKSYSLVCADAAVFSFRKKFDLVLIDAPCSGLGALRRRLDIRWRIKEPDIARLSQLQLQILTNAAGLVKPGGALVYSTCTVTPEENRGVIKKFLAQNQEFTIEDAGNFVPRELVQDGFFSSWPHLHGMDGAFAARLVRQK, encoded by the coding sequence GTGGAAGCACGGGAATTAGCGTTAAAGACCCTTTCCAAGGCCGGCACCGACGGAGTCTATTACGACCAGGTCCTTAAAAAGAATTTGAAGGAGAGCGGCCTTTCCCTGCCGGACAAGGCCCTGGCCCACGAACTGACAGCCGGGGTCCTGCGCCACCGGATGTGGCTGGACTGGGTGCTGGATCAGTCCCTGAAGAGCGGCCTGAAGTCGCTGACCCCCTGGGAACAGAACATCCTGCGCCTGGGTTTGTATCAGATCGCCAAGCTGGACCGGATCCCGCCTTTTGCCGCGGTCAACGAGAGCGTGAACCTGGCCAAACGCTATGGCCGCAAGAACATAATTGGCTTGACAAATGCGGTGCTACGGGATATAATTAGGCACCGAAGGCATTTGAAGCCAATAAGTTCGGGGGATAAAGCCCGGGACCTGTCCATAGAATATTCGCATCCCCTCTGGCTGGTGAAGCGCTGGCTGAAGGAACTGGGAGAAGCGGGGACGAAAGATCTGCTGCAGGCCAACAACCGGCAGGCCCAGGTCATCATCCGCCCAAACACCCTGAAAACAGGGGCTTTGGAGCTTCAGGAAAACTTAAGCCTGTCGGGCATCAATACCTCGGCCAATAGATACATTCCGGCTGCACTGGAAGTGGATAACCCGGCGGGGCTGGCTGATGACTCATTGTTCAGCCGGGGATATTTCTATTATCAGGATCCCTCCAGCCAGGCGGTTTCCCTGCTGGCCCGGGCCAAACCAGGCGACTGTGTCCTGGACCTGTGCGCCGCTCCCGGCGGCAAGGCCGGCGCGGTGCTGGAGCAGATGGGGGACATTGGAAACCTGCTGGCGGTTGACCTTTCGGAACAAAAACTTTCTTTGATCAAGGAGAATTTCACCCGGCTGGGATTGAAATCGTATTCCCTTGTCTGCGCCGATGCCGCAGTATTTTCCTTCCGGAAAAAGTTCGACCTGGTGCTGATAGACGCGCCCTGCAGCGGCCTGGGGGCGCTTCGCCGCCGGCTGGACATCCGGTGGAGGATAAAGGAGCCGGACATCGCCCGGCTATCCCAACTGCAGCTTCAGATACTCACCAACGCGGCCGGGCTGGTCAAACCCGGCGGGGCCCTGGTCTACAGCACATGCACGGTGACGCCGGAGGAGAACCGGGGGGTGATAAAAAAGTTCCTGGCCCAAAACCAGGAGTTCACCATCGAAGACGCCGGGAATTTCGTGCCCCGGGAGCTGGTTCAAGACGGGTTCTTCAGCAGCTGGCCCCATCTCCACGGCATGGACGGAGCCTTTGCCGCCCGGCTGGTCAGACAGAAATAA
- a CDS encoding DUF116 domain-containing protein: protein MKVSKKIFLSLSILSLVILIGGVAVLFWLIVPRLQHLGDWLFYAAAIAAALFLLVVSGGLFLLFLSALTEKDFLFPHGKKQVTVKVLYPLNLMLGYLLGIGRERIGESFVAFNNALVRAAGKRLDPARILILLPHCLQLADCPHRVTSDIRNCKRCGKCPLTGLAAIADETGVQISVATGGTLARRVIVELKPTSILAVACERDLVSGIHDAYPIPVYGILNQRPHGPCRNTLVDMDQVALGLSVLLGREVKWKHGN, encoded by the coding sequence ATGAAAGTCAGCAAAAAAATATTCTTAAGCCTCTCCATCTTAAGCTTGGTGATCCTGATCGGCGGAGTGGCCGTGCTTTTCTGGCTGATAGTGCCCAGGCTGCAGCATTTGGGAGATTGGCTGTTCTATGCCGCCGCCATCGCCGCCGCGCTGTTCCTGCTGGTGGTAAGCGGGGGGCTGTTCCTGCTGTTCCTCTCCGCCTTGACTGAGAAGGATTTTCTGTTCCCCCACGGCAAGAAACAGGTGACGGTCAAGGTGCTGTATCCCCTGAACCTGATGCTGGGTTATCTGCTGGGGATCGGCCGGGAGAGGATAGGGGAATCGTTCGTAGCCTTCAACAATGCCCTGGTGCGGGCCGCCGGCAAACGGCTGGACCCGGCCCGGATCCTGATACTTCTGCCACACTGCCTGCAGCTGGCCGACTGCCCCCACCGGGTGACCTCCGACATTAGAAACTGCAAGCGCTGCGGGAAATGCCCCCTGACCGGCCTGGCCGCCATCGCCGATGAGACCGGGGTCCAGATCTCGGTGGCCACCGGCGGAACCCTGGCCCGCCGTGTGATCGTGGAGCTGAAGCCCACCTCCATCCTGGCGGTGGCCTGCGAGCGGGACCTGGTCTCGGGCATCCACGATGCCTATCCCATCCCGGTCTACGGCATTTTGAACCAGCGGCCGCACGGCCCCTGCCGCAACACCCTGGTGGACATGGATCAGGTGGCCCTGGGGCTTTCGGTGCTGCTGGGACGGGAGGTAAAGTGGAAGCACGGGAATTAG
- a CDS encoding methionyl-tRNA formyltransferase has product MQIVFMGTPAFAVPTLEALHHKGHEILAVFAQPDRPAGRGRSIAFSPVKQKALELNLPVCQPAALKDNSTIDHLSNLQPDVLVVVAYGLLLPRNILSIPKHGAVNLHPSLLPKYRGAAPINHALLHGDKVTGITSILMNSRMDAGDIILQETVAISNDENAGQLEERLSGLGADLITRSLEVMKEGRSEFKKQDESLVTFAPKLSPKDGHIDWKRKSLEIQNQVRGLTPRPGAFTMFKEKRLEILEILQNTEYRILNTEEVPGLVVSIDKSKGPVIKTGDGSLVLLKVKPQGKKEMSGQEFLRGYRLDAGEQLT; this is encoded by the coding sequence ATGCAGATAGTATTCATGGGCACTCCGGCCTTTGCCGTACCCACCCTGGAGGCCCTCCATCACAAGGGACACGAGATACTGGCGGTCTTTGCCCAGCCGGACCGGCCGGCGGGCCGGGGCCGCAGCATTGCATTTTCCCCGGTCAAGCAAAAAGCGTTGGAACTGAACTTGCCGGTTTGCCAGCCGGCGGCATTAAAAGACAACAGCACCATTGATCACCTTTCAAACCTTCAGCCCGATGTTCTGGTGGTCGTAGCCTACGGTCTGCTTTTACCCCGGAACATCCTGAGTATACCCAAACACGGGGCGGTGAACCTGCACCCCTCGCTGCTGCCAAAATACCGGGGGGCGGCGCCCATCAACCACGCTTTGCTTCACGGCGACAAGGTGACCGGAATCACCAGCATCCTGATGAACAGCCGTATGGACGCCGGGGACATCATACTGCAGGAAACCGTGGCGATCAGTAACGATGAAAATGCAGGCCAGTTGGAGGAACGGTTGTCCGGGCTGGGAGCGGATCTCATAACTAGAAGTTTAGAAGTTATGAAGGAGGGAAGATCCGAATTCAAAAAACAGGATGAATCTTTGGTCACCTTTGCCCCGAAGCTTTCGCCAAAGGACGGGCACATAGACTGGAAACGAAAATCCCTGGAAATCCAAAACCAGGTGCGGGGGCTGACGCCCAGGCCCGGGGCTTTTACCATGTTCAAAGAGAAAAGGCTGGAGATCCTGGAAATTCTACAGAATACTGAATACAGAATACTGAATACCGAAGAAGTTCCGGGGCTGGTAGTTTCAATAGATAAGAGCAAGGGTCCGGTGATAAAAACCGGTGACGGGTCCTTAGTCCTGCTGAAAGTGAAGCCCCAGGGGAAAAAGGAAATGAGCGGCCAGGAATTCCTGCGGGGATACAGGCTGGATGCAGGCGAACAGTTAACATGA
- a CDS encoding flippase-like domain-containing protein codes for MKQALKKTLLLVFRILISLGLIGWILLKVDRRELAESLRSIDLWYLAAAFLAYLIVNAFCNWRWQILLAARGIKAGYWRLFRYFLNGLFFGNFLPTTVGGDLARAYLVVDDCNKKSEALASVLVDRFIGLFGVIITGIIGLILVAKTGQEISLLKGMVIGIAAALLFVVLFLNKTLVKKFRWMLKLPLIEKAEHHLIDFYHSLYAYRTHKKEVFWAFVQSLLVQLFVVFTAYFIAISLDITISIIPFFLYMPVIGAVSMIPLSVNGWGLQEGAFIVFFGRAGLSHSQALSLGFVYHLVAVGISLLGGLLWLIYGSKKKLKETCE; via the coding sequence ATGAAACAGGCCCTGAAGAAAACATTGTTATTGGTCTTCCGGATATTGATCAGCCTGGGGTTGATAGGCTGGATACTGCTGAAGGTGGACCGGCGGGAGCTGGCCGAGTCCCTGAGGAGCATAGACCTGTGGTACCTGGCCGCGGCTTTCCTGGCTTACCTGATAGTCAACGCCTTCTGCAACTGGCGGTGGCAGATACTGCTGGCGGCCCGGGGAATAAAGGCCGGGTACTGGAGGCTTTTCCGCTACTTTCTTAACGGCCTGTTCTTCGGGAACTTCCTGCCTACCACGGTGGGCGGCGACCTGGCCCGGGCCTATCTGGTGGTGGACGACTGCAACAAGAAATCCGAGGCCCTGGCCTCGGTGCTGGTGGACCGCTTCATCGGTCTGTTCGGTGTGATCATCACCGGCATCATCGGGCTGATTCTGGTGGCCAAGACCGGCCAGGAGATAAGCCTGTTGAAGGGCATGGTAATCGGCATTGCGGCGGCGCTGTTGTTCGTGGTGCTGTTCCTGAACAAGACCCTGGTGAAAAAATTCCGCTGGATGCTGAAGCTGCCCCTGATAGAAAAGGCCGAACACCACCTGATAGATTTTTACCATTCCCTTTACGCCTACCGCACCCACAAGAAAGAGGTCTTCTGGGCCTTCGTCCAGTCCCTGCTGGTCCAGCTGTTTGTGGTGTTCACCGCCTATTTCATCGCCATATCGCTGGACATCACCATTTCCATCATCCCCTTCTTTTTGTACATGCCGGTGATCGGGGCGGTGAGCATGATCCCGCTGTCGGTCAACGGCTGGGGCCTGCAGGAGGGGGCCTTCATAGTGTTCTTCGGCCGGGCCGGCCTGAGCCACTCCCAGGCCCTGTCGCTGGGATTCGTCTATCATCTGGTGGCGGTGGGGATTTCGCTGTTGGGCGGCCTGCTGTGGCTGATCTACGGCAGCAAGAAGAAACTGAAGGAAACCTGCGAATAG
- a CDS encoding glycosyltransferase family 2 protein: MPTKVAIIIPHYNGQKLLEDCLPSLFKTGYSDYTVYLVDNASTDGSQEWAKQNYPRIQVIKSDKNLGYAGGCNLGIRSTTEEYVVLLNNDTEVKPDWLEQLVLELDKDATVAAAQPKILWLKDRTRFDYSGGAGGLMDAYGYPYCRGRLFEDTENDRGQYDRYPADIFWASGSASIYRRQAIEASGLLDEDFFMHMEEIDLAWRLHLLGLRVVSVPGSVIYHLSGGSLPTGNFRKMYLNHRNSQLMMWKNYSLGSLLWVWPGRMLLEAAAFAKAVASGNWEWARAIVQAGWWLLENPFTVWKKHRRVQALRKVSDRRIREQMFPGSIALEYFIKQKRTAQQLEGER, encoded by the coding sequence ATGCCGACCAAAGTCGCCATAATAATTCCCCATTACAACGGACAGAAGCTGCTGGAGGATTGTCTGCCTTCCCTGTTCAAGACGGGGTATTCGGATTACACGGTCTATCTGGTGGACAACGCCTCCACCGACGGCAGTCAGGAATGGGCCAAACAGAATTATCCCCGGATCCAGGTGATCAAGTCCGACAAGAACCTGGGCTATGCCGGCGGATGCAACTTGGGGATCCGGTCCACCACCGAGGAATATGTGGTGCTGCTCAACAACGACACCGAGGTCAAGCCGGACTGGCTGGAACAGCTGGTCCTGGAGCTTGACAAGGATGCCACCGTTGCCGCGGCCCAGCCCAAGATCCTATGGCTGAAGGACCGGACCCGTTTCGACTATTCCGGCGGGGCCGGCGGCCTGATGGACGCCTACGGCTATCCCTATTGCCGGGGCCGGCTGTTTGAAGATACAGAAAATGATCGCGGCCAGTATGACCGGTATCCCGCCGACATCTTTTGGGCTTCGGGCTCGGCCTCAATTTACCGGCGCCAGGCCATAGAAGCCTCCGGCCTGCTGGACGAGGATTTTTTCATGCACATGGAGGAGATTGACCTGGCCTGGCGGCTTCACCTGCTGGGCCTGCGGGTGGTCTCCGTTCCCGGCTCGGTGATCTATCATCTTTCCGGGGGCTCGCTGCCCACCGGCAATTTTCGCAAGATGTACCTTAACCACCGCAACAGCCAGCTGATGATGTGGAAGAACTATTCCCTGGGCTCGCTGCTATGGGTCTGGCCCGGCCGGATGCTGCTGGAAGCGGCCGCCTTCGCCAAGGCCGTTGCCTCAGGCAACTGGGAATGGGCCCGGGCCATAGTGCAGGCGGGCTGGTGGCTGTTGGAGAACCCCTTTACGGTCTGGAAAAAACACCGCCGGGTCCAGGCGCTCAGAAAGGTCTCCGACCGCCGGATCAGAGAACAGATGTTCCCGGGAAGCATAGCCCTGGAATACTTCATCAAGCAAAAAAGAACTGCCCAACAATTGGAAGGTGAACGATGA
- a CDS encoding metallophosphoesterase family protein, producing MRYAIISDIHGNHQALSAVKASLKNEQPDEVICLGDIVGYGAEPGLCLRETLELCRTVVAGNHDHGVAGRLEISFFSANARKAVEWTSKVLDPAEKKLLYDLPLLKEVSWPEGIFVAAHSAPEKPQEWRYILSMDEAEYQFEHFSLPLCFIGHSHLPIFWRLDPDGECSMAGREYLRLEPGNRYIINAGSVGQPRDGDPRACYAVYDSQRRELIVRRVEYDITQAQQKILKAGLPARLAERLAQGV from the coding sequence ATGCGGTATGCAATCATCTCGGACATCCACGGCAATCATCAGGCCTTAAGCGCGGTCAAGGCCAGCCTGAAAAACGAGCAGCCGGATGAAGTGATCTGTCTGGGCGACATCGTGGGCTACGGGGCCGAGCCCGGCCTTTGCCTGCGGGAGACGCTGGAGCTTTGCCGGACCGTGGTGGCCGGGAACCACGATCACGGGGTGGCCGGAAGGCTGGAAATCTCCTTCTTCAGCGCCAACGCCCGCAAGGCGGTGGAGTGGACCTCCAAAGTCTTGGACCCCGCCGAGAAAAAGCTGCTGTATGATCTTCCCCTTTTAAAGGAGGTATCCTGGCCTGAAGGGATCTTTGTGGCGGCGCACTCGGCCCCGGAAAAACCCCAGGAATGGCGCTACATACTTTCCATGGACGAGGCCGAATACCAGTTCGAGCATTTTTCCCTGCCGCTCTGTTTTATAGGACACTCCCACCTGCCTATCTTCTGGCGGCTTGATCCTGACGGGGAATGCTCGATGGCGGGGCGGGAATACCTGCGGTTGGAGCCGGGGAACCGTTACATCATCAACGCCGGGAGCGTGGGCCAGCCGAGGGACGGCGACCCCCGGGCCTGCTATGCGGTCTATGACAGCCAGCGCCGGGAGCTGATCGTCAGGCGGGTGGAATACGACATCACCCAGGCCCAGCAAAAGATACTAAAGGCCGGATTGCCGGCCAGGCTGGCCGAGCGGCTGGCCCAGGGGGTCTGA